One window of the Rosa rugosa chromosome 3, drRosRugo1.1, whole genome shotgun sequence genome contains the following:
- the LOC133736911 gene encoding uncharacterized protein LOC133736911 isoform X1, whose product MDKQVARRGRGRAIRFKQSSGHKLFSEENKFRGVFLVGVLPAEKTRAAAGDFVLLEKSKKERIRKLSTIGRGATCSSLEMGCDDVSDREDEELPSKRIKLPTKSMGDCNGVHLPSVPRKLRSAMKKRHRQSTSPSLSNSRKLLSGTESLNCDGVKKPCLKQGDRSPKKTVSGPITKDEEEVVETLYALAGLVFPNNEANGNGKVESETLDANASALPESKNSPAPAVEVGDIKLDPVFPCRATSSTSPSYVEGFTKGTDQVDLLNNPSTHYQPEFPNSGKLCIDSNNNVSHNQINISSLSAKVEQCNEKHFSNAAVNFRDPSELSLDSRRLTQTVQQLTSVFSRKPEIAVELGTNIGSQVQKHDMLQESRKKGSGLWPGLASNVSHGAKSDSPLLQSPAATMPPWMDAVLSTSRASIQNGSSFAKVTKVVNGTRSCKKCAAHVYISHLIQSLKSSDSKDQLLLQPSQMRAHEGSEQGAFLGVNTYTNVKSGFNEVVSSSSIRISTAEKVPNEAKNGILQHKKLHLDQPSYTLASGAHTSPKQIFDFLSLSAGGGSSENNDSFSRGRYAMEPSSEAQVPYLHSPVQHHNFIPFPLTRSRYNSSASLDSHPPVAQQGQLLPSYGNPFCSSQANATALTKQPTQQQKLHLQQQQQQQFHLQQHQQQQLHLQQQQQRLWAARFAAQYRPAGTLAATAPSPSWQNIKQENCTLIQCGQALLSPSPSTLELVGPKYAPLTHHQQQQMAVTSFPPDRVKRSDHHLPSVYEESVGGYRAASALPLQLLCNERL is encoded by the exons ATGGACAAGCAGGTAGCTCGACGTGGACGAGGACGAGCCATTCGGTTTAAGCAATCCTCTGGACACAAGCTCTTCTCCg aagaaaacaaattcCGAGGAGTTTTCCTTGTTGGAGTTTTGCCTGCAGAGAAAACAAGAG CTGCTGCTGGCGACTTTGTGCTGCTTGAGAAATCGAAGAAGGAGAGGATTAGGAAATTGAGTACTATTGGTAGAGGAGCGACTTGTTCGAGCTTAGAAATGGGTTGTGATGATGTGTCTGATAGAGAAGATGAGGAGCTTCCCAGTAAGAGAATTAAGCTACCCACAAAG TCTATGGGTGACTGCAATGGCGTTCATCTACCCTCTGTGCCTCGGAAACTGCGTTCAG CAATGAAGAAGCGCCATCGTCAATCTACATCTCCGTCTTTATCAAATTCAAGGAAGCTACTGAGTGGCACTGAGTCTCTCAACTGCGATGGCGTAAAGAAGCCATGCTTG AAACAAGGAGATAGATCCCCTAAAAAGACTGTTTCTGGGCCTATCACAAAAGATGAGGAAGAAGTTGTGGAGACCTTGTATGCTTTGGCTGGATTGGTGTTCCCCAACAATGAAGCAAATGGTAATGGCAAAGTAGAATCTGAAACTTTAGATGCAAATGCTTCAGCTTTGCCAGAGTCAAAGAACAGTCCTGCGCCTGCAGTTGAAG TTGGAGACATCAAATTGGATCCAGTTTTCCCCTGTAGAGCTACCAGCTCCACCAGTCCATCTTACGTAGAAGGATTCACTAAAGGAACTGATCAAGTTGATTTATTGAACAATCCCAGTACTCATTATCAGCCTGAATTTCCCAACAGTGGCAAACTCTGTATAGACTCGAATAATAACGTCTCTCATAATCAAATAAACATTTCTTCCTTGTCAGCTAAGGTTGAACAGTGCAATGAAAAGCATTTCAGCAATGCTGCTGTCAACTTCCGTGATCCATCCGAGTTAAGCCTGGATAGTCG CAGGTTAACGCAGACAGTGCAACAGCTGACCTCAGTTTTCAGTAGAAAACCAGAAATTGCAGTGGAGCTG GGCACGAACATTGGGAGTCAAGTTCAAAAACATGATATGCTCCAGGAATCCAGGAAGAAAG GTTCAGGATTGTGGCCTGGATTGGCTTCAAATGTCTCACATGGTGCTAAGAGTGATAGTCCACTTTTGCA GAGCCCTGCTGCTACAATGCCTCCCTGGATGGATGCTGTTTTGTCGACCTCCAGAGCATCAATCCAAAATGGTTCTTCTTTTGCAAAG GTTACGAAAGTTGTCAATGGTACAAGATCGTGTAAGAAATGTGCAGCTCATGTCTATATAAGTCATTTGATCCAGTCTCTAAAAAGCTCTGACAGCAAAGATCAGTTACTGCTACAACCTAGTCAAATGAGAGCACATGAAGGATCCGAACAAGGGGCTTTTTTGGGAGTTAATACCTATACTAATGTTAAAAGTGGTTTCAATGAGGTTGTTTCCAGCAGTAGCATAAGAATCTCTACTGCTGAAAAAGTTCCAAATGAAGCTAAGAACGGTATTCTTCAGCACAAGAAGCTCCATCTAGATCAGCCATCGTATACTTTGGCATCTGGGGCACACACATCACCAAAACAG ATTTTTGATTTCCTTTCATTGTCAGCTGGAGGTGGTAGCTCAGAAAATAATGATAGTTTTAGTAGAGGTAGATATGCGATGGAGCCGTCGTCAGAAGCCCAAGTTCCTTATCTTCATTCTCCTGTGCAGCATCACAATTTCATTCCTTTCCCTTTGACCCGGTCTCGCTACAACTCTTCTGCTTCCCTTGACAGTCACCCACCAGTGGCACAGCAG GGCCAGCTGCTACCTTCATATGGCAACCCATTCTGTAGTTCTCAAGCAAATGCCACAGCCTTGACAAAACAACCAACACAACAGCAAAAATTACATCTgcagcagcaacagcaacaacaaTTTCATCTGCAGCAgcatcagcaacaacaattaCATCTGCAGCAGCAACAGCAAAGGCTTTGGGCAGCTCGGTTCGCGGCTCAGTACAGGCCAGCGGGAACTCTGGCAGCCACAGCTCCCTCTCCGAGCTGGCAAAATATAAAGCAGGAGAACTGTACACTGATTCAATGTGGCCAAGCTCTCCTTTCTCCTTCCCCTTCAACACTTGAACTAGTTGGTCCCAAGTATGCACCACTAACTCATCATCAGCAGCAACAAATGGCAGTCACTTCTTTTCCTCCCGACAGGGTAAAACGGTCAGACCACCATCTGCCATCTGTGTATGAGGAGTCTGTAGGCGGGTACCGTGCTGCGAGTGCACTGCCATTGCAGTTGCTCTGCAATGAGCGCCTCTGA
- the LOC133736911 gene encoding uncharacterized protein LOC133736911 isoform X2: protein MDKQVARRGRGRAIRFKQSSGHKLFSEENKFRGVFLVGVLPAEKTRAAAGDFVLLEKSKKERIRKLSTIGRGATCSSLEMGCDDVSDREDEELPSKRIKLPTKSMGDCNGVHLPSVPRKLRSAMKKRHRQSTSPSLSNSRKLLSGTESLNCDGVKKPCLKQGDRSPKKTVSGPITKDEEEVVETLYALAGLVFPNNEANGNGKVESETLDANASALPESKNSPAPAVEVGDIKLDPVFPCRATSSTSPSYVEGFTKGTDQVDLLNNPSTHYQPEFPNSGKLCIDSNNNVSHNQINISSLSAKVEQCNEKHFSNAAVNFRDPSELSLDSRLTQTVQQLTSVFSRKPEIAVELGTNIGSQVQKHDMLQESRKKGSGLWPGLASNVSHGAKSDSPLLQSPAATMPPWMDAVLSTSRASIQNGSSFAKVTKVVNGTRSCKKCAAHVYISHLIQSLKSSDSKDQLLLQPSQMRAHEGSEQGAFLGVNTYTNVKSGFNEVVSSSSIRISTAEKVPNEAKNGILQHKKLHLDQPSYTLASGAHTSPKQIFDFLSLSAGGGSSENNDSFSRGRYAMEPSSEAQVPYLHSPVQHHNFIPFPLTRSRYNSSASLDSHPPVAQQGQLLPSYGNPFCSSQANATALTKQPTQQQKLHLQQQQQQQFHLQQHQQQQLHLQQQQQRLWAARFAAQYRPAGTLAATAPSPSWQNIKQENCTLIQCGQALLSPSPSTLELVGPKYAPLTHHQQQQMAVTSFPPDRVKRSDHHLPSVYEESVGGYRAASALPLQLLCNERL, encoded by the exons ATGGACAAGCAGGTAGCTCGACGTGGACGAGGACGAGCCATTCGGTTTAAGCAATCCTCTGGACACAAGCTCTTCTCCg aagaaaacaaattcCGAGGAGTTTTCCTTGTTGGAGTTTTGCCTGCAGAGAAAACAAGAG CTGCTGCTGGCGACTTTGTGCTGCTTGAGAAATCGAAGAAGGAGAGGATTAGGAAATTGAGTACTATTGGTAGAGGAGCGACTTGTTCGAGCTTAGAAATGGGTTGTGATGATGTGTCTGATAGAGAAGATGAGGAGCTTCCCAGTAAGAGAATTAAGCTACCCACAAAG TCTATGGGTGACTGCAATGGCGTTCATCTACCCTCTGTGCCTCGGAAACTGCGTTCAG CAATGAAGAAGCGCCATCGTCAATCTACATCTCCGTCTTTATCAAATTCAAGGAAGCTACTGAGTGGCACTGAGTCTCTCAACTGCGATGGCGTAAAGAAGCCATGCTTG AAACAAGGAGATAGATCCCCTAAAAAGACTGTTTCTGGGCCTATCACAAAAGATGAGGAAGAAGTTGTGGAGACCTTGTATGCTTTGGCTGGATTGGTGTTCCCCAACAATGAAGCAAATGGTAATGGCAAAGTAGAATCTGAAACTTTAGATGCAAATGCTTCAGCTTTGCCAGAGTCAAAGAACAGTCCTGCGCCTGCAGTTGAAG TTGGAGACATCAAATTGGATCCAGTTTTCCCCTGTAGAGCTACCAGCTCCACCAGTCCATCTTACGTAGAAGGATTCACTAAAGGAACTGATCAAGTTGATTTATTGAACAATCCCAGTACTCATTATCAGCCTGAATTTCCCAACAGTGGCAAACTCTGTATAGACTCGAATAATAACGTCTCTCATAATCAAATAAACATTTCTTCCTTGTCAGCTAAGGTTGAACAGTGCAATGAAAAGCATTTCAGCAATGCTGCTGTCAACTTCCGTGATCCATCCGAGTTAAGCCTGGATAGTCG GTTAACGCAGACAGTGCAACAGCTGACCTCAGTTTTCAGTAGAAAACCAGAAATTGCAGTGGAGCTG GGCACGAACATTGGGAGTCAAGTTCAAAAACATGATATGCTCCAGGAATCCAGGAAGAAAG GTTCAGGATTGTGGCCTGGATTGGCTTCAAATGTCTCACATGGTGCTAAGAGTGATAGTCCACTTTTGCA GAGCCCTGCTGCTACAATGCCTCCCTGGATGGATGCTGTTTTGTCGACCTCCAGAGCATCAATCCAAAATGGTTCTTCTTTTGCAAAG GTTACGAAAGTTGTCAATGGTACAAGATCGTGTAAGAAATGTGCAGCTCATGTCTATATAAGTCATTTGATCCAGTCTCTAAAAAGCTCTGACAGCAAAGATCAGTTACTGCTACAACCTAGTCAAATGAGAGCACATGAAGGATCCGAACAAGGGGCTTTTTTGGGAGTTAATACCTATACTAATGTTAAAAGTGGTTTCAATGAGGTTGTTTCCAGCAGTAGCATAAGAATCTCTACTGCTGAAAAAGTTCCAAATGAAGCTAAGAACGGTATTCTTCAGCACAAGAAGCTCCATCTAGATCAGCCATCGTATACTTTGGCATCTGGGGCACACACATCACCAAAACAG ATTTTTGATTTCCTTTCATTGTCAGCTGGAGGTGGTAGCTCAGAAAATAATGATAGTTTTAGTAGAGGTAGATATGCGATGGAGCCGTCGTCAGAAGCCCAAGTTCCTTATCTTCATTCTCCTGTGCAGCATCACAATTTCATTCCTTTCCCTTTGACCCGGTCTCGCTACAACTCTTCTGCTTCCCTTGACAGTCACCCACCAGTGGCACAGCAG GGCCAGCTGCTACCTTCATATGGCAACCCATTCTGTAGTTCTCAAGCAAATGCCACAGCCTTGACAAAACAACCAACACAACAGCAAAAATTACATCTgcagcagcaacagcaacaacaaTTTCATCTGCAGCAgcatcagcaacaacaattaCATCTGCAGCAGCAACAGCAAAGGCTTTGGGCAGCTCGGTTCGCGGCTCAGTACAGGCCAGCGGGAACTCTGGCAGCCACAGCTCCCTCTCCGAGCTGGCAAAATATAAAGCAGGAGAACTGTACACTGATTCAATGTGGCCAAGCTCTCCTTTCTCCTTCCCCTTCAACACTTGAACTAGTTGGTCCCAAGTATGCACCACTAACTCATCATCAGCAGCAACAAATGGCAGTCACTTCTTTTCCTCCCGACAGGGTAAAACGGTCAGACCACCATCTGCCATCTGTGTATGAGGAGTCTGTAGGCGGGTACCGTGCTGCGAGTGCACTGCCATTGCAGTTGCTCTGCAATGAGCGCCTCTGA